A single Mastomys coucha isolate ucsf_1 chromosome X, UCSF_Mcou_1, whole genome shotgun sequence DNA region contains:
- the Armcx5 gene encoding armadillo repeat-containing X-linked protein 5 — MIGSKTKRKGRQESGASSKPVTNSPASAKGKAKSQTSKAVKAEPKEEWGNQAEARDEAVARTQPSISTEPKTVTWKVKKKKDKTNARGMTQAKTEPLAEPALVPPTKSDALSTSVVITVTKSEVKVDTGIEASVKGSAKATDKRSVKQKSEIKKEVCVKSRAGDKASVVINTTDEDEDYVCSWFWTGEEPSVGSWFWPKEETPLQVYQPPPKVEEEPEPPDTFDYALKKKAAAWLRGRFIVLVPVEEPQPSLPPEGNWTLVATLIETPLGIRPLTKIPPYGGPYFQTLADLKNQIREKEKYSPGPDTCRCKSSNFSLEPVEFDKLVALLKLTRDPFIHELATMIMGISPAYPFTQDILHDVGITVLIENFVHNPNAKKYPRNLNLNANPDAPEEVKETEAHVNKVCRDILCCPLNCSVQVEELKLLVSLSVKFDYHHVVVYYVRYFISLLNKGSVKIKFQILRVILCLSKNQDNIRELISAEVMSSLVAHFNKNESKANILHIIEIFENINFQFKKRTKLFTKEMFTKSELISIFREAKEFDQKLQDLTDHSDPDVRDKVIRLILKL, encoded by the coding sequence ATGATTGGCTCTAAAACTAAAAGGAAAGGTAGGCAAGAGTCAGGGGCTTCCTCAAAACCTGTAACCAATAGCCCTGCCAGTGCTAAAGGAAAAGCCAAGAGTCAGACCAGTAAAGCAGTTAAGGCAGAACCAAAAGAAGAATGGGGGAACCAGGCTGAGGCTAGGGACGAAGCAGTGGCCAGGACACAGCCATCGATTTCCACTGAGCCCAAGACTGTGAcatggaaagtaaaaaaaaagaaagataagactAATGCTAGAGGCATGACTCAGGCTAAGACAGAACCCCTTGCAGAGCCTGCTTTAGTGCCTCCCACCAAGTCGGATGCTCTGTCTACGTCTGTGGTCATTACTGTAACCAAGTCTGAAGTCAAGGTTGATACTGGAATTGAGGCATCTGTCAAGGGCTCTGCCAAGGCTACTGATAAGCGCAGTGTTAAGCAGAAGtctgagataaagaaagaggTCTGTGTGAAATCCAGGGCTGGGGACAAAGCTAGTGTTGTCATCAACACCACTGATGAGGATGAAGACTATGTGTGCTCCTGGTTTTGGACTGGAGAAGAGCCTAGTGTAGGGTCCTGGTTCTGGCCTAAAGAAGAAACTCCTCTTCAAGTTTATCAGCCCCCACCAAAGGTTGAGGAAGAACCTGAACCCCCAGATACATTTgactatgctttaaaaaaaaaagctgcagcGTGGTTAAGGGGCAGGTTTATTGTCCTAGTCCCAGTTGAGGAACCGCAGCCATCTTTACCTCCAGAAGGGAACTGGACTCTGGTTGCAACCTTAATTGAAACTCCTCTGGGTATTCGCCCTTTGACCAAGATTCCGCCTTATGGTGGACCTTACTTCCAGACTTTAGCTGACTTAAAAAACCAAATCcgggaaaaagaaaagtatagcCCCGGTCCAGACACCTGCCGCTGTAAGTCAAGCAACTTTAGTTTAGAGCCTGTTGAGTTTGATAAGCTTGTTGCCCTACTTAAGTTAACTAGGGATCCGTTTATTCATGAGTTAGCTACAATGATAATGGGTATCAGTCCTGCTTACCCATTTACTCAAGATATCCTTCATGATGTCGGTATTACTGTTCTGATTGAAAATTTTGTCCACAATCCAAATGCTAAAAAGTACcctagaaatttaaatttaaatgccaACCCTGATGCCCCAGAAGAAGTGAAAGAGACTGAagcacatgtaaataaagtttgTAGGGACATACTCTGTTGTCCTTTGAACTGCTCTGTGCAAGTGGAGGAACTAAAGCTGTTAGTGAGCTTGAGTGTGAAATTTGATTATCACCACGTGGTTGTCTACTATGTTCGCTATTTCATCTCATTGTTAAACAAAGGAAGTGTCaaaatcaaatttcaaattttaagagttattttgtGCTTGTCAAAAAATCAAGACAATATAAGAGAACTGATCAGTGCTGAAGTAATGTCCTCACTGGTTGCTCACTTTAACAAGAATGAGTCAAAAGCTAATATCCTTCATATCATTgaaatatttgagaatataaaTTTCCAATTCAAAAAAAGGACAAAGCTATTTACTAAGGAAATGTTCACTAAATCTGAACTTATTTCCATATTCCGGGAGGCAAAAGAGTTTGACCAGAAACTCCAAGACTTAACAGACCACAGTGACCCTGACGTGAGAGATAAAGTTATCCGATTAATACTCAAACTCTAA